In Streptomyces sp. NBC_00433, a single genomic region encodes these proteins:
- a CDS encoding UPF0182 family protein — protein sequence MPDRGEGAARPSGTRAVRPSRRAVALLIVLGVLAVLLVGFVTFAGMWTDWLWYRSVRYSSVFSTMAWTKIGLFLSFGLVMAGSVGSSIYLAHRLRPPLSAMSSEQQSLDRYRMGLAPYKTWVLLGVSAVVGLIAGGSAATQWRLWLLMVNATPFHTKDPQFHKDISFYTFDLPFYRFLLSFGFAVVILSLIAAAVVHYLYGGLRITSPGARATSAATGHLAVLLGLFVSLKAAAYWLDRYSLAVRSSGFKTTDNWTGLRYVDSNAYLPAKTILFFIAVICALLFFATLWRRTWSLPTIGFGLLVLSAILIGGLYPAIVQKFQVLPNEAAKEAPYIQKNIDATRAAYGLTKTEVTAYPGKPAAKPLAAPAGTPAAAGATTLRADADASASLRVLDPNVVSPTFQQLQQSSDYYQFPSTLDVGRDAGGGQDQDTVVGLRELNVSGIPKNNWINDHFKYTHGYGVVAAKGTEVDSQGAPDFTEQGLPGDDTGGVQQRIYFGEQTRQYSIVGGPTPELDYADKGHETTTAYTGKDGVSLGNPLTRAAYAVSLGEPKILYSGAIGKDSKILYNRTPKERVEAVAPWLTIDGDPYPAVVGKKVEWVVDAYTTSNSYPYASRTTLGDTTADSQTDSQRSVVARQNQVNYIRNSVKATVDAYDGTVTLYQWDTEDPVLMTWMKAFPHTVKPKADIPRDLLAHLRYPEDLFKVQREMLTTYHVTKASDFSSSSQAWAVPDDPAAKAGKAVPPYYMSLRMPGQDAKAFSLTTTFTPSGRQNLSAFMAVDADGASPDYGTIRLLQLPTSPTVAGPKQVQAKINSNSQSAPKINDLKRSGSDSTVEYGNLLTVPLDGGLLYMEPVYVRTTGVDYPVLTSVAVLYGDDITYQPTLAAALDDLFGPSGGSAAAADPPASATAPPAAGGRKAAPGGSSALRQALADAQKAYDDGQAAMKKADWDAYGDAQRRLGDALKRAQEAEPSASQTPAKKG from the coding sequence ATGCCGGACCGCGGTGAAGGGGCGGCACGGCCCAGCGGCACGAGGGCCGTACGCCCGTCACGCAGGGCCGTCGCCCTGCTCATCGTGCTCGGTGTGCTGGCCGTCCTGCTGGTCGGGTTCGTGACCTTCGCCGGTATGTGGACGGACTGGCTCTGGTATCGCTCGGTGCGCTATTCCTCGGTCTTCTCCACCATGGCGTGGACCAAGATCGGACTCTTCCTCTCCTTCGGCCTGGTGATGGCCGGAAGCGTCGGTTCCTCCATCTACCTGGCGCACCGGCTGCGGCCGCCGCTGAGCGCGATGTCCAGCGAGCAGCAGAGCCTGGACCGTTACCGGATGGGCCTGGCGCCGTACAAGACCTGGGTGCTGCTCGGGGTCAGCGCGGTGGTCGGGCTGATCGCCGGCGGCTCGGCCGCGACCCAGTGGCGGCTGTGGCTGCTGATGGTCAATGCGACGCCCTTCCACACCAAGGACCCGCAGTTCCACAAGGACATCTCCTTCTACACCTTCGACCTGCCCTTCTACCGGTTCCTGCTGAGCTTCGGCTTCGCCGTGGTGATCCTGTCCCTGATCGCCGCCGCCGTCGTGCACTACCTCTACGGCGGCCTGCGGATCACCTCACCGGGGGCGAGGGCGACCTCGGCGGCCACCGGGCACCTGGCGGTGCTGCTGGGCCTCTTCGTGTCGCTCAAGGCCGCCGCCTACTGGCTGGACCGCTACTCGCTCGCGGTCCGCTCCAGCGGCTTCAAGACCACCGACAACTGGACCGGGCTGCGCTATGTCGACTCCAACGCGTATCTGCCGGCCAAGACGATCCTGTTCTTCATCGCGGTGATCTGCGCGCTGCTCTTCTTCGCCACCCTGTGGCGGCGCACGTGGTCGCTGCCCACCATCGGCTTCGGCCTGCTGGTGCTCTCGGCGATCCTGATCGGCGGCCTCTACCCGGCGATCGTGCAGAAATTCCAGGTGCTGCCGAACGAGGCGGCCAAAGAGGCGCCCTACATCCAGAAGAACATCGACGCGACCAGGGCCGCGTACGGCCTGACGAAGACCGAGGTGACGGCCTACCCGGGCAAGCCGGCCGCGAAGCCCTTGGCGGCGCCGGCCGGCACCCCGGCCGCCGCGGGTGCCACCACCCTGCGGGCCGACGCCGACGCCTCGGCGAGCCTGCGGGTGCTCGACCCCAACGTGGTCTCGCCGACCTTCCAGCAACTCCAGCAGAGCAGCGACTACTACCAGTTCCCGTCCACCCTGGACGTCGGCCGCGACGCGGGCGGCGGCCAGGACCAGGACACCGTCGTCGGCCTGCGCGAGCTGAACGTCAGCGGCATACCGAAGAACAACTGGATCAACGACCACTTCAAATACACCCACGGCTACGGCGTCGTCGCGGCCAAGGGCACCGAGGTCGACAGCCAGGGCGCACCCGACTTCACCGAGCAGGGCCTGCCCGGCGACGACACCGGCGGCGTCCAGCAGCGGATCTACTTCGGCGAGCAGACCCGGCAGTATTCGATCGTCGGCGGCCCGACCCCCGAGCTGGACTACGCCGACAAGGGCCACGAGACGACCACCGCCTACACGGGCAAGGACGGCGTGAGCCTCGGCAATCCGCTGACCCGTGCCGCCTACGCGGTGAGCCTCGGCGAGCCGAAGATCCTCTACTCGGGGGCGATCGGCAAGGACTCCAAGATCCTCTACAACCGCACGCCGAAGGAGCGGGTGGAGGCGGTGGCGCCCTGGCTCACCATCGACGGCGACCCTTATCCGGCGGTGGTCGGCAAGAAGGTGGAGTGGGTGGTGGACGCCTACACCACGAGCAACAGCTACCCGTACGCCTCGCGCACCACCCTCGGGGACACCACGGCGGACTCGCAGACCGACAGCCAGCGCTCGGTCGTCGCCCGGCAGAACCAGGTCAACTACATCCGCAACTCGGTCAAGGCCACCGTGGACGCCTACGACGGCACGGTGACGCTCTACCAGTGGGACACCGAGGACCCGGTGCTCATGACCTGGATGAAGGCCTTCCCGCACACGGTCAAGCCCAAGGCGGACATCCCGCGGGACCTGCTGGCGCACCTGCGCTACCCGGAGGACCTGTTCAAGGTGCAGCGGGAGATGCTGACGACCTACCACGTCACCAAGGCGTCGGACTTCTCCAGCAGCAGCCAGGCGTGGGCGGTGCCCGACGACCCGGCGGCCAAGGCGGGCAAGGCCGTGCCGCCGTACTACATGAGCCTGCGGATGCCCGGCCAGGACGCCAAGGCCTTCTCGCTGACCACCACCTTCACCCCCAGCGGGCGGCAGAACCTCAGCGCCTTCATGGCGGTCGACGCGGACGGGGCCAGCCCCGACTACGGCACCATCCGTCTGCTGCAACTGCCCACCAGCCCCACGGTCGCGGGGCCGAAACAGGTGCAGGCGAAGATCAACTCCAACAGCCAGTCGGCGCCCAAGATCAACGACCTGAAGCGCTCGGGCTCCGACTCCACGGTCGAGTACGGCAATCTGCTGACCGTGCCGCTGGACGGCGGACTGCTCTACATGGAGCCGGTCTACGTCCGCACCACCGGCGTCGACTATCCGGTGCTGACCAGCGTGGCGGTGCTCTACGGCGACGACATCACCTACCAGCCCACGCTGGCCGCGGCGCTGGACGACCTCTTCGGCCCGTCCGGCGGCAGTGCGGCCGCGGCCGATCCGCCCGCGTCGGCCACCGCACCGCCCGCCGCGGGCGGCCGGAAGGCGGCGCCCGGCGGCAGCTCCGCGCTGCGCCAGGCGCTGGCCGACGCGCAGAAGGCGTACGACGACGGGCAGGCGGCCATGAAGAAGGCCGACTGGGACGCCTACGGCGACGCCCAGCGGCGGCTCGGGGACGCGCTGAAACGGGCCCAGGAGGCCGAGCCGAGCGCTTCGCAGACCCCCGCGAAGAAGGGCTGA
- a CDS encoding PPA1309 family protein: MSNIATDGTPLAANPLTRAVLEIDAYAAGLGWDQPARLFALVDTDQLRSQEPGLADQLGLGEQGEAGSLTPIEQEELPSGTALDDFLATIAWPDVIAGCALTVERLMLPPSAEAALPEDLDDAALASWVAAHPERQEVRMTVAVLRDGARESAVRLREKDSPTEVLTGADLVPGLAQALTATFEA; this comes from the coding sequence ATGTCCAACATTGCGACCGATGGAACACCCCTCGCGGCGAACCCGCTGACCCGTGCCGTACTGGAGATCGACGCCTACGCGGCCGGTCTGGGCTGGGACCAGCCCGCACGGCTGTTCGCCCTTGTCGACACCGACCAGCTGCGCAGCCAGGAGCCGGGGCTCGCCGACCAGCTCGGGCTCGGCGAGCAGGGCGAGGCGGGCTCCCTGACCCCGATCGAGCAGGAGGAGCTGCCGTCGGGCACCGCGCTCGACGACTTCCTCGCCACCATCGCGTGGCCCGACGTGATCGCCGGCTGCGCGCTGACCGTGGAGCGGCTGATGCTGCCGCCGTCCGCGGAGGCGGCGCTGCCCGAGGACCTGGACGACGCGGCGCTGGCGTCCTGGGTGGCCGCCCACCCGGAGCGGCAGGAGGTGCGGATGACGGTCGCGGTGCTGCGCGACGGCGCCCGGGAGTCCGCGGTGCGGCTGCGGGAGAAGGACAGCCCGACCGAGGTGCTGACCGGCGCGGACCTGGTGCCGGGCCTGGCGCAGGCGCTGACGGCGACGTTCGAGGCGTAA
- a CDS encoding PDZ domain-containing protein: MPSRTATLLASTLTLIALLSVALLVPSPYSEMSPGPTVNTLGTYDGDTVIQIAGRKTFPADGHLNMTTVRVTGADYHMNLIESVFGWLRHDDKVVEHDTLYPKGQTAEQADQQNAEEFTQSQDSAKVAALNELKIPVPSRVIVGAVVSGGASQGRLHAGDVIKAVDGTAIKQPDDVAKLVTEHQPGQQVVFTVVDAADAKGKSADGLPTHQVTITTRKSDDTGPSRAVVGIQAGVEHLFPFSIDIKLADVGGPSAGMMFALGIVDKLTPGDMTGGKFVAGTGTIDDSGNVGPIGGISLKTIGARDKGAQYFLTPADNCGEAAKDIPHGLTLVKVKTLDDAMSALKDIKSGDTAALPSCSTS; encoded by the coding sequence ATGCCCAGCCGTACCGCGACGCTGCTCGCCTCGACACTGACGCTGATAGCGCTGCTGAGCGTGGCCCTGCTCGTGCCGTCCCCGTATTCGGAGATGTCGCCGGGCCCCACCGTGAACACCCTGGGCACCTACGACGGCGACACCGTGATCCAGATCGCCGGCCGGAAGACCTTCCCGGCGGACGGCCATCTGAACATGACGACGGTCCGGGTGACCGGCGCCGATTACCACATGAACCTGATCGAATCGGTCTTCGGCTGGCTGCGGCACGACGACAAGGTCGTCGAGCACGACACGCTCTACCCCAAGGGGCAGACCGCCGAACAGGCCGACCAGCAGAATGCCGAGGAATTCACCCAGTCCCAGGACAGCGCCAAGGTCGCGGCGCTGAACGAGCTGAAGATCCCGGTCCCCTCGCGGGTGATCGTGGGCGCGGTGGTCAGCGGCGGCGCCTCGCAGGGGCGGCTGCACGCGGGCGACGTGATCAAGGCGGTGGACGGCACCGCGATCAAGCAGCCCGACGACGTGGCCAAGCTGGTCACCGAGCACCAGCCGGGCCAGCAGGTGGTCTTCACGGTGGTGGACGCCGCCGACGCGAAGGGCAAGTCCGCCGACGGGCTGCCGACCCACCAGGTGACGATCACCACCAGGAAGTCCGACGACACCGGGCCGAGCCGGGCGGTCGTCGGCATCCAGGCCGGCGTCGAGCACCTCTTCCCGTTCAGCATCGACATCAAGCTCGCCGACGTCGGCGGCCCCAGCGCCGGCATGATGTTCGCGCTCGGCATTGTGGACAAGCTCACACCGGGCGACATGACCGGCGGCAAGTTCGTGGCGGGCACCGGCACGATAGACGACAGCGGGAATGTCGGGCCGATCGGCGGCATCAGCCTGAAGACGATCGGCGCCCGCGACAAGGGTGCCCAGTATTTCCTCACCCCGGCCGACAACTGCGGTGAGGCCGCCAAGGACATCCCGCACGGCCTCACCCTGGTCAAGGTGAAGACCCTGGACGACGCCATGTCCGCGCTGAAGGACATCAAGTCCGGCGACACCGCCGCGCTGCCCAGCTGCTCAACGAGCTGA
- a CDS encoding molybdenum cofactor biosynthesis protein MoaE, giving the protein MASSDDPIRLLAVRDTPLSLDEVFAAVGDDAAGGTAIFVGTVRDHDGPSAAAVTGLSYSAHPSAEQELRRVAEKVAADFPVRALAAVHRVGDLRVGDLAVIVAVSCAHRGEAFAASRRLIDDLKSQVPIWKHQSFGDGTEEWVGS; this is encoded by the coding sequence ATGGCATCCTCCGACGACCCGATCCGGCTGCTGGCCGTCCGCGACACCCCGCTGTCGCTGGACGAGGTCTTCGCGGCGGTCGGCGACGACGCGGCGGGCGGCACGGCGATCTTCGTCGGGACGGTGCGGGACCACGACGGGCCGTCCGCTGCCGCGGTGACCGGCCTGTCGTACTCCGCGCACCCCTCGGCCGAGCAGGAGCTGCGCCGGGTCGCGGAGAAGGTCGCGGCGGACTTCCCGGTCCGCGCGCTGGCCGCCGTGCACCGGGTCGGCGACCTGCGGGTCGGCGACCTCGCGGTGATCGTGGCGGTGTCCTGCGCGCACCGCGGCGAGGCCTTCGCGGCGAGCCGCCGGCTGATCGACGACCTCAAGAGCCAGGTGCCGATCTGGAAGCACCAGAGCTTCGGCGACGGCACCGAGGAGTGGGTCGGCAGCTAG
- a CDS encoding SDR family oxidoreductase translates to MSSPEAHVRPERSTARGASGPVVAITGAASGVGLALASRLVESDQVRKVVAIDERRGDLPGAAWRVLDVRDPAIADKLRGADVVVHLAMDLDLESDAKARSAFNVRGTQTVLTAAAAAGVHRVVLCTSAMVYGAQADNDVPLAEDAPLRATSEASFVDDLLEIERLGRRAPRAHPGLNVTILRPAVLVGGTDTALTRYFESPRLLVVAGSRPCWQFCHVEDLVSALEYAVLEKVDGEMAVGCDGWLEQEEVEELSGIRRMELPPAIAFGAASRLHRLGLTPSPAGDLAYTMHPWVVSGSRLHEAGWRPRWTNEEVLAELLEEVAGRNSVAGRRLGRKDATTLGAAGATVALVGTAALVRRARKRRGI, encoded by the coding sequence GTGAGTTCCCCAGAAGCACACGTTCGCCCAGAGCGGAGCACCGCCAGAGGCGCCTCGGGACCGGTGGTCGCGATCACCGGTGCCGCCTCCGGCGTCGGCCTCGCGCTGGCCTCCAGGCTGGTCGAGTCCGACCAGGTCAGGAAGGTCGTGGCGATCGACGAGCGGCGCGGGGACCTGCCGGGGGCGGCCTGGCGGGTGCTCGACGTCAGGGACCCGGCGATCGCCGACAAGCTGCGCGGCGCGGACGTCGTGGTGCACCTGGCGATGGACCTGGATCTGGAGTCCGACGCCAAGGCGAGGTCCGCCTTCAACGTGCGCGGCACCCAGACCGTGCTGACGGCCGCCGCGGCGGCCGGGGTGCACCGGGTGGTGCTGTGCACGTCGGCGATGGTCTACGGGGCCCAGGCCGACAACGATGTGCCGCTGGCCGAGGACGCGCCGCTGCGCGCCACCTCGGAGGCCAGCTTCGTGGACGACCTGCTGGAGATCGAGCGGCTCGGCCGCCGGGCGCCGCGGGCCCACCCCGGGCTCAATGTGACGATACTGCGGCCCGCCGTGCTCGTCGGCGGCACCGACACCGCGCTGACCCGCTACTTCGAGTCGCCGCGGCTGCTGGTGGTCGCGGGCAGCCGGCCCTGCTGGCAGTTCTGCCATGTCGAGGACCTGGTCTCGGCGCTGGAATACGCCGTGCTGGAGAAGGTCGACGGCGAGATGGCGGTCGGCTGCGACGGCTGGCTGGAGCAGGAGGAGGTCGAGGAGCTGAGCGGCATCCGGCGCATGGAGCTGCCGCCGGCCATCGCCTTCGGCGCCGCGTCGAGGCTGCACCGGCTCGGCCTGACGCCGTCGCCGGCCGGCGACCTGGCGTACACCATGCACCCGTGGGTGGTGAGCGGCAGCCGGCTGCACGAGGCGGGCTGGCGGCCGCGCTGGACCAACGAGGAGGTGCTCGCCGAGCTGCTCGAAGAGGTCGCGGGCCGCAATTCGGTGGCCGGGCGGCGGCTGGGCCGCAAGGACGCCACCACGCTGGGCGCGGCGGGCGCCACGGTCGCCCTGGTCGGTACGGCGGCACTGGTGCGCAGGGCGAGGAAGCGGCGCGGCATCTGA
- a CDS encoding zinc-dependent metalloprotease: protein MSDTPFGFGVPPEEPEDGDEGKQRKGGSGGGQPANPFGFGGGNPFGPGGPGGDNPFAAMFGSINPNDLGAAFQQLGQMLSYEGGPVNWDMAKDIARQTVAQGTPDGVKDATVGRADRAWIEEAVRLADLWLDGVTSLPSGSGTAVAWSRAEWVEATLPVWKELVDPVAERVAGAMGDVLPEEMQAMTGPLLGMMRSMGGAMFGSQIGQALGTLAGEVVGSTDVGLPLGPAGKAALLPANIEAFGAGLGVPQEEVRLYLALREAAHQRLFAHVPWLRAHLFGAVASYARGIKVDTARLEEAVGQLDPTQPEQLQEALQQGMLQPEDTPEQKAALARLETALALVEGWVDAVVHAAAAPHLPSAGALRETLRRRRASGGPAEQTFATLIGLELRPRRLRDAARLWASLTDARGVDGRDGLWAHPDMLPTADDLDDPDGFVHRDSPDFDFSELDKMLGEAAEKSGSSAADKDASAGQDASAGQDASADSGEDTGSGKDAGDDGDTGRKGGESGK from the coding sequence GTGAGCGACACTCCATTCGGATTCGGCGTCCCTCCCGAGGAGCCGGAAGACGGCGACGAAGGCAAGCAGCGCAAGGGCGGCAGTGGCGGCGGTCAGCCGGCGAACCCCTTCGGATTCGGCGGCGGGAACCCGTTCGGACCGGGCGGCCCAGGCGGCGACAACCCGTTCGCGGCCATGTTCGGCTCCATCAACCCCAACGACCTGGGCGCCGCCTTCCAGCAGCTGGGCCAGATGCTCTCCTACGAGGGCGGCCCGGTGAACTGGGACATGGCCAAGGACATCGCCCGGCAGACCGTCGCCCAGGGCACCCCGGACGGCGTCAAGGACGCCACCGTGGGCCGCGCCGACCGCGCCTGGATCGAGGAGGCGGTCCGCCTCGCCGACCTGTGGCTGGACGGTGTGACCTCGCTGCCCTCCGGGTCCGGCACCGCGGTGGCCTGGAGCCGCGCGGAGTGGGTCGAGGCGACCCTGCCGGTGTGGAAGGAACTGGTCGACCCGGTCGCCGAGCGGGTGGCGGGCGCCATGGGCGATGTGCTGCCCGAGGAGATGCAGGCCATGACCGGGCCGCTGCTCGGCATGATGCGCTCGATGGGCGGGGCCATGTTCGGCTCGCAGATCGGGCAGGCGCTGGGCACCCTGGCCGGCGAGGTCGTCGGCTCCACCGACGTCGGCCTGCCGCTGGGTCCGGCGGGCAAGGCCGCGCTGCTGCCGGCGAACATCGAGGCGTTCGGTGCCGGGCTCGGCGTGCCGCAGGAGGAGGTGCGGCTGTATCTCGCCCTGCGCGAGGCCGCCCACCAGCGGCTCTTCGCCCACGTGCCGTGGCTGCGGGCGCACCTGTTCGGCGCGGTCGCCAGCTATGCGCGCGGCATCAAGGTGGACACCGCCCGGCTCGAAGAGGCGGTGGGCCAGCTCGACCCGACGCAGCCCGAGCAGCTGCAGGAGGCCCTGCAGCAGGGCATGCTCCAGCCCGAGGACACCCCGGAGCAGAAGGCGGCGCTCGCCCGTCTGGAGACGGCGCTCGCGCTGGTCGAGGGCTGGGTGGACGCGGTGGTGCACGCGGCCGCCGCCCCGCACCTGCCGTCCGCGGGCGCGCTGCGCGAGACGCTGCGCCGCCGCAGGGCGTCCGGCGGCCCGGCGGAGCAGACCTTCGCCACCCTGATCGGGCTCGAACTGCGGCCCAGGCGGCTGCGGGACGCGGCCCGGCTGTGGGCGTCGCTGACCGACGCGCGCGGCGTCGACGGGCGCGACGGCCTGTGGGCGCACCCGGACATGCTGCCGACCGCCGACGACCTCGACGACCCCGACGGCTTCGTCCACCGGGACTCCCCCGACTTCGACTTCTCCGAGCTGGACAAGATGCTCGGCGAGGCCGCGGAGAAGTCCGGGTCCTCCGCCGCGGACAAGGACGCCTCCGCTGGCCAGGACGCCTCCGCTGGCCAGGACGCCTCCGCTGACTCCGGCGAGGACACCGGCTCCGGCAAGGACGCGGGCGACGACGGCGACACCGGCCGGAAGGGCGGCGAGAGCGGCAAGTGA
- a CDS encoding NUDIX hydrolase, producing MSALHKDAVGVLEGWSAPDAGQEALRTDYLAYLAAHPDGMWKPCASGHITAGALVIDPPRERVLLTLHAKLRMWLQMGGHCEPEDTTVAGTALREGVEESGIEGLRLLVPEPVQLDRHLTPCAWHLDVQYAAVAPEGAVEAISDESLDLRWFGYDEAAEIADGSVRSLLARTRALL from the coding sequence GTGAGCGCACTGCACAAGGACGCGGTGGGCGTCCTGGAGGGCTGGAGTGCGCCCGACGCCGGCCAGGAGGCGCTGCGCACGGACTATCTGGCGTATCTGGCCGCGCACCCCGACGGGATGTGGAAGCCGTGTGCCTCCGGGCACATCACGGCCGGCGCGCTGGTGATCGACCCGCCGCGCGAGCGCGTGCTGCTGACGCTGCACGCCAAGCTGCGGATGTGGCTGCAGATGGGCGGCCACTGCGAGCCCGAGGACACCACGGTCGCCGGGACCGCGCTGCGCGAGGGCGTCGAGGAGTCCGGCATCGAGGGGCTGCGGCTGCTGGTGCCCGAGCCGGTGCAGCTCGACCGGCACCTGACTCCGTGCGCCTGGCATCTGGACGTGCAGTATGCGGCGGTCGCGCCGGAGGGCGCGGTCGAGGCGATCAGCGACGAGTCGCTCGACCTGCGGTGGTTCGGTTACGACGAGGCGGCCGAGATCGCGGACGGCTCGGTGCGCTCGCTGCTGGCCAGGACCCGCGCGCTGCTCTGA
- a CDS encoding AIM24 family protein — protein MQSPLFAFTEVQNQDHYSLQNSYLLRVRLDGSTGPDCLARKGSMVAYQGMIEFDGEYQSRQQRGARGHTGEGLDLMRCSGQGTVYLANLAQQIHILDVDHDGLTVDSAYVLALDSGLHWDVIAVDSQFGLSGTGQYNLNISGSGKVALMTSGKPLLMPVTPDKYVSCDADAVVAWSSSLRVQMQAQTSSSSVFRRRGNTGEGWELNFVGQGHVLVQPSELMPPQNMPLGGGLRAQYGLGPQGSHAQNQGNIWSN, from the coding sequence ATGCAGAGTCCGCTTTTCGCGTTCACCGAGGTCCAGAACCAGGACCACTACAGCCTGCAGAATTCGTATCTGCTGCGGGTCCGCCTCGACGGCAGCACCGGGCCCGACTGCCTGGCCCGCAAGGGCTCGATGGTCGCCTACCAGGGCATGATCGAATTCGACGGCGAATACCAGTCGCGCCAGCAGCGCGGCGCCCGCGGCCACACGGGCGAGGGCCTCGACCTGATGCGCTGCTCGGGCCAGGGCACCGTCTACCTGGCCAACCTGGCCCAGCAGATCCACATCCTCGACGTCGACCACGACGGCCTGACCGTGGACAGCGCCTACGTCCTGGCGCTGGACTCCGGGCTGCACTGGGACGTCATCGCGGTCGACAGCCAGTTCGGCCTGTCGGGCACCGGGCAGTACAACCTGAACATCTCGGGCAGCGGCAAGGTCGCCCTGATGACGTCGGGCAAGCCGCTGCTGATGCCGGTCACCCCCGACAAGTACGTGTCCTGCGACGCGGACGCCGTCGTCGCCTGGTCCAGCAGCCTGCGGGTGCAGATGCAGGCGCAGACCAGCAGCAGCTCGGTCTTCCGCCGCCGCGGAAACACCGGGGAGGGCTGGGAGCTGAACTTCGTCGGCCAGGGCCACGTCCTGGTGCAGCCCAGCGAGCTGATGCCGCCGCAGAACATGCCGCTGGGCGGCGGCCTGCGCGCTCAGTACGGACTGGGCCCGCAGGGCTCGCACGCGCAGAACCAGGGCAACATCTGGTCGAACTGA
- a CDS encoding AIM24 family protein, protein MDQQMIAGYAPAPVVARMENHGSSMLKVAMSTGQDLFARTGSMVAYEGFVQYEPNPPAVRQMASAWLTGESTPIMKCSGDGLLYLADYGADVVCLNLNNESVSVNGTNLLAFDAHLTWGVERVKGLAKFAGQGLFNVGVSGAGWVAVTSRGTPIVVDCGRGADETYVDPDALVAWSSGLKMKAKRSFKASSLIGRGSGEAFQIAFSGQGFVVVQPSEDSTDRLRARG, encoded by the coding sequence ATGGACCAGCAGATGATCGCGGGCTACGCACCGGCACCGGTCGTCGCCCGGATGGAGAACCACGGCTCCTCGATGCTCAAGGTCGCCATGTCGACCGGCCAGGACCTCTTCGCGCGCACCGGTTCGATGGTCGCCTACGAGGGCTTCGTGCAGTACGAGCCGAATCCGCCCGCCGTACGGCAGATGGCGTCGGCCTGGCTGACCGGTGAGAGCACACCCATCATGAAGTGCAGCGGCGACGGACTGCTCTATCTCGCGGACTACGGCGCCGACGTGGTGTGCCTGAACCTGAACAACGAGTCGGTGTCGGTCAACGGCACCAATCTGCTCGCCTTCGACGCCCATCTGACCTGGGGCGTCGAGCGGGTCAAGGGCCTGGCCAAATTCGCCGGGCAGGGCCTCTTCAACGTCGGGGTGTCGGGCGCCGGCTGGGTGGCGGTGACCTCCCGCGGCACACCGATCGTGGTGGACTGCGGCAGGGGCGCCGACGAGACCTATGTCGATCCCGACGCGCTGGTGGCCTGGTCGTCGGGACTGAAGATGAAGGCCAAGCGGAGCTTCAAGGCGTCGTCGCTGATCGGGCGGGGCAGCGGGGAGGCCTTCCAGATCGCCTTCTCCGGGCAGGGCTTCGTGGTCGTACAGCCGAGCGAGGACAGCACCGACCGCCTGCGGGCGCGGGGCTGA